The Cryptococcus gattii WM276 chromosome B, complete sequence genome has a segment encoding these proteins:
- a CDS encoding Hypothetical Protein (Similar to TIGR gene model, INSD accession AAW40675.1): MATVTAAMDDLIASLSANMHVSQEGYDLKALHEFLAQSLPLPFPSPTAYAYPVAPRPPSLSRKPSSLPSYTYPSPTPTSLPLSYTQAPHPPVSYERPQSNQTPGQRPAPLRRASSFGTVPHSYAPAASAYQIPEPSYAAFESDAFAPAWQGAMQEAEPEDPWARIRGAPTGDFGFAAAQAQPQITDRTGKQPYQFEHRLGGSGQSQQNVKAAQNNDDIGMDIDEDEDMEDNELVEHMMECGDEDDTW, encoded by the exons ATGGCCACGGTTACAGCCGCGATGGACGATCTTATCGCCAGTCTCTCTGCCAACATGCACGTTTCTCAGGAGGGGTACGACCTCAAAGCGCTTCat GAATTCCTGGCTCAAAGCTTGCCACTTCCGTTTCCTTCACCCACGGCTTACGCCTACCCTGTTGCTCCACGACCGCCTTCATTAAGTCGCAAgccctcttccctcccttCCTACACCTATCCATCCCCCACTCCCACTTCTCTTCCACTGTCTTACACCCAAGCACCTCATCCTCCTGTTTCATACGAAAGACCGCAGTCAAATCAAACGCCAGGCCAACGACCAGCGCCACTAAGGCGTGCCAGTTCGTTCGGCACCGTCCCACACAGTTACGCACCTGCGGCTAGCGCCTATCAAATACCAGAACCCAGCTATGCGGCTTTTGAGAGCGATGCTTTTGCGCCCGCTTGGCAAGGAGCGATGCAGGAAGCAGAACCGGAAGATCCTTGGGCGAGGATCAGGGGCGCACCTACTGGTGACTTTGGGTTCGCAGCCGCCCAAGCGCAACCGCAGATCACGGATAGGACGGGCAAACAGCCGTATCAATTTGAACATCGTCTTGGAGGCTCTGGACAGTCTCAGCAGAACGTGAAGGCAGCCCAGAATAATGATGATATAGGAATGGATAtagatgaggatgaagatatGGAGGATAATGAGTTGGTTGAGCACATGATGGAGTGCGGCGATGAGGACGACACCTGGTAA
- a CDS encoding Hypothetical Protein (Similar to TIGR gene model, INSD accession AAW40676.1): protein MGRAWVFKNKDAFLANRVLHSLDGRSVLLSDEDYKAVRELVSAAIANTGEEASGTIQDYSKALESLEEARERQLRTGRGSEFTLDLSKQPYSMRWQTKPEWLRDDVSKVLVSWTWKKVSEEHSRVPGTTVSLFLDDPVVAPFTTVEGGRLRSRLQNSAQIYGNAREIEDRCFDPNALPLAGVHLQSCAYNDDEDSARFRRTEHHLLDLWRDDVLLTSVATGRALTADETMSLIPLPLYKDFIHHQSKPMTHFSESKITRKKPSSYIAWDDPEWKNWLQEVVTMWKRNLTMSELPTRGYGSLFNAVRDIRAGKGKDVMRSRYGEGSEPFTIQKYFESISPLQRFMAVSGRLALSNLTDDEVMSRLPPRAYYQWKGIEAGREGFSIKKIIHGYHSRSQGHAAAGTNSADNSATQ from the exons ATGGGACGCGCCTGGGTGTTCAAAAACAAAGATGCTTTTCTTGCAAACCGAGTCCTTCACTCTCTGGATGGCCGATCAGTTCTTCTATCTGACGAAGATTACAAAGCGGTCAGAGAACTCGTTTCGGCTGCTATCGCGAACACAGGCGAAGAGGCGTCTGGGACCATTCAAGACTATTCTAAAGCACTCGAGAGTCTGGAGGAGGCAAGAGAACGCCAATTGAGAACCGGTCGGGGCTCTGAATTCACATTGGATCTATCGAAGCAGCCCTACTCAATGCGATGGCAGACGAAACCTGAATGGCTTAGGGATGATGTAAGCAAAGTACTCGTTTCATGGACATGGAAGAAAGTATCCGAGGAGCATTCAAGAGTTCCTGGAACTACTGTGTCATTGTTCCTGGATGATCCGGTAGTAGCACCGTTCACTACGGTTGAAGGAGGTCGACTTAGAAGCCGTTTGCAAAACTCTGCTCAGATATATGGAAACGCCCGAGAGATTGAAGATAGATGTTTTGACCCCAACGCTTTGCCCTTGGCGGGAGTACATCTTCAATCATGT GCATACAATGATGACGAGGATTCTGCTCGTTTCCGGAGGACTGAACACCACCTTTTGGATCTTTGGCGTGACGATGTTCTGCTTACCAGCGTAGCAACTGGAAGAGCACTTACCGCTGACGAGACCATGTCATTGATACCTTTGCCCCTTTACAAGGACTTCATCCATCACCAATCTAAACCGATGACTCATTTCAGCGAGAGTAAAATCACGAGAAAAAAGCCGTCAAGTTATATCGCTTGGGATGATCCAGAATGGAAGAACTGGTTACAGGAAGTGGTTACCATGTGGAAACGTAATCTTACCATGTCTGAATTGCCTACCAGGGGTTATGGGAGTCTTTTCAATGCTGTTAGGGATATTCGAGCAGGGAAAGGCAAGGACGTCATGAGATCCCGCTATGGGGAAGGATCAGAGCCTTTTACCATTCAAAAGTACTTTGAGAGCATCAGTCCCCTGCAGCGATTCATGGCTGTCAGCGGACGATTGGCGTTAAGCAACCTCACGGATGATGAGGTGATGTCTCGTCTTCCACCAAGGGCTTATTACCAGTGGAAAGGAATAGAGGCAGGTCGTGAGGGGTTTTCCATTAAGAAAATAATTCATGGTTACCACAGTCGGTCGCAGGGACATGCGGCAGCTGGTACTAACTCAGCTGATAATAGTGCTACCCAGTAG
- a CDS encoding Pre-mRNA splicing factor prp1, putative (Similar to TIGR gene model, INSD accession AAW40677.1) encodes MSNVGTVKHIPKEVRYNFLNMAAPASYVAGLGRGASGFTTRSDIGPARAGPSAEVVAEAQARRGEEEIPDPDAFQDPDDERNLFAGTVYEADDEEADRVWDSVDARMDARRKARRDAAEAKAAAEERARNPKLQTQFADLKRSLSSLNDADWDAIPEAGNLTGKRRKANLRMEENQNGRSYNVSDTVIADAVKRNAMVGELDPAEVSNLAGIGIDGTETDLVSIGNARDRVLSLQLDQATRDASNGSSTSIDPKGYMTALNSQIVQTDAQIGDIKQARQLLQNLIQSNPKHAPGWIAAASLEVHAKKMVAARKIIAEGCEKCPKNEDVWFHAAELNTPENAKVILGRAIQHVPQSVKIWLKAASLETDINAKKRVLRKALEFIPNSVGLWKETVNLEDDPEDARVLLTRAVEVIPNSVELWLTLARLETPENAKQVLNSARKRIPTSHEIWIAAGRLAEQSPSAVAVKPEVKMEDEAEYEAEQRKKLAQQVNKLMTGAVNSLRKNQVILSREQWLQEAEKCEQDGSPLTAQAIVKATIAQDVEEEDRRSVWIEDAERATKGGFYEVARACYAVTLEAFPTTPSVWRKAAEFEKAHGTPDAVQEILAQGSQQCPHAEVLWLMAAKEKWVGGDIPGAQAILAEAFKANEDSESIFLAAAKLAAETGEMEAAIQILEKAKAQADTERVWMKSAVLLRQLGKLDEALSTLEVAIKKFASFDKLHMIRGQIYESRNEVALARNAYAQGCRSCPKSIPLWILSARLEEKAGVTIKARALLEKARLHNPKNDELWAESIKIEERTGSTQQAKSVLARAMQECPASPLLWSMAIFMEAPQQRKGRSVDAIKKAGEHPAVILAVARNFWSERKIEKTRQWMANAITADEDWGDAWGYWLKFERQHGEKERQEAVIEKCIAASPHHGPVWQSVSKDLVNVGKSTRDILELVADKLE; translated from the exons ATGTCCAACGTCGGTACAGTGAAGCATATTCCCAAGGAAGTGCGATACAACTTCCTCAAC ATGGCCGCTCCGGCGAGCTATGTTGCTGGTCTCGGTCGAGG TGCTTCTGGTTTCACAACTCGATCCGATATTGGTCCCGCCCGAGCTGGCCCCAGTGCAGAGGTTGTTGCGGAAGCTCAAGCTCGCCgtggtgaagaagaaatcCCTGATCCAGATGCCTTTCAAGATCCAGATGACGAAAGGAACTTGTTTGCAGGTACAGTTTATGAAgcagatgatgaagaggcCGACAGGGTGTGGGACAGCGTCGATGCCAGAATGGATGCGAGAAGGAAGGCCAGACG GGACGCTGCAGAAGCGAAAGCTGCGGCTGAAGAGCGCGCTCGGAATCCTAAACTTCAAACACAATTTGCAGACTTAAAGCGATCTCTCTCGAGCCTTAACGATGCTGACTGGGACGCCATCCCTGAAGCAGGAAACTTGACtggaaaaaggagaaaagcCAACTTGCGAATGGAAGAAAACCAAAATGGAAGAAGCTACAATGTCAGCGACACTGTCATTGCGGATGCTGTGAAGAGGAATGCTATGGTAGGAGAGTTGGATCCGGCGGAAGTGAGTAATCTG GCCGGTATTGGTATCGATGGCACTGAAACAGATCTTGTTTCTATCGGTAATGCCAGAGACCGAGTACTATCATTGCAGCTTGACCAA GCCACACGAGATGCCTCAAACGGCTCTTCTACCAGCATCGACCCTAAGGGCTATATGACCGCCCTTAACAGCCAAATTGTTCAAACAGACGCTCAAATCGGTGACATCAAGCAGGCTCGCCAACTCTTGCAAAACCTCATTCAGTCCAATCCGAAACACGCCCCAGGATGGATCGCTGCTGCCTCTTTGGAAGTACACGCCAAAAAGATGGTCGCTGCCAGGAAGATCATTGCTGAAGGATGTGAGAAGTGTCCGAAGAACGAGGATGTTTGGTTCCATGCCGCTGAACTCAACACACCGGAGAATGCGAAAGTCATCTTGGGTCGAGCTATACAGCACGTTCCTCAATCTGTCAAAATCTGGCTCAAGGCTGCCTCTCTAGAAACAGACATCAACGCCAAGAAGCGCGTTCTCCGAAAAGCTCTTGAATTCATTCCCAACTCTGTTGGATTGTGGAAAGAGACTGTCAACCTCGAAGATGATCCCGAAGACGCCCGTGTCCTCCTTACTCGTGCTGTCGAAGTCATTCCCAATTCTGTGGAGCTGTGGCTCACTTTAGCGCGTCTTGAAACTCCTGAAAATGCTAAGCAGGTTCTCAATTCTGCACGCAAGCGTATCCCTACCTCCCACGAAATTTGGATCGCTGCCGGTAGGCTTGCTGAACAGTCACCTTCCGCCGTGGCTGTCAAGCCAGAGGTCaagatggaggatgaggcGGAGTACGAGGCTgagcagaggaagaagcttgCTCAGCAGGTCAACAAGCTCATGACTGGTGCTGTCAACTCATTACGCAAAAATCAGGTCATCCTTTCGCGAGAACAGTGGTTGCAAGAGGCCGAGAAATGTGAACAAGACGGCTCACCTCTTACAGCGCAGGCTATTGTGAAGGCTACCATCGCCCAGGAcgtcgaagaagaggacaGGCGGTCTGTCTGGATTGAAGATGCGGAGAGGGCTACGAAAGGCGGATTCTACGAGGTCGCGAGGGCTTGTTACGCAGTCACTCTCGAGGCTTTCCCTACTACCCCGTCAGTCTGGAGAAAAGCCGCTGAGTTCGAAAAGGCCCACGGCACACC CGATGCTGTCCAAGAAATTCTCGCCCAGGGCTCCCAACAATGTCCCCATGCGGAGGTCCTCTGGCTTATGGCCGCGAAAGAGAAGTGGGTTGGCGGTGATATCCCCGGCGCTCAGGCCATCCTTGCCGAAGCTTTCAAGGCAAACGAGGATTCCGAATCTATTTTCCTTGCTGCCGCCAAACTCGCAGCCGAGACCGGCGAGATGGAAGCTGCCATCCAAATTCTCGAGAAGGCCAAGGCACAGGCAGACACAGAGAGGGTCTGGATGAAGTCGGCGGTACTATTGAGGCAATTGGGCAAGTTGGACGAAGCTCTTTCAACTTTGGAGGTTGCAATCAAGAAATTCGCTTCTTTCGATAAGTTGCATATGATCCGAGGGCAGATCTACGAGTCCCGTAATGAGGTTGCGCTCGCCCGAAATGCCTATGCTCAAGGATGCCGATCATGTCCGAAAAGTATTCCATTATGGATCTTGTCGGCTCGTCTGGAAGAGAAGGCAGGTGTGACAATTAAAGCGAGGGCGTTGCTCGAAAAGGCGAGGTTGCATAATCCCAAGAATGATGAATTATGGGCGGAAAGTATCAAGATTGAAGAACGAACGGGCAGCACACAGCAGGCGAAATCTGTCCTTGCTCGAG CGATGCAAGAGTGTCCCgcctctcctcttctttggtCCATGGCAATCTTCATGGAGGCTCCTCAACAACGAAAAGGTCGTTCCGTTGACGCCATCAAAAAGGCCGGCGAGCATCCAGCCGTTATCTTAGCGGTCGCGAGGAACTTCTGGAGTGAAAGGAAGATTGAAAAGACAAGACAATGGATGGCTAACGCTATTACGGCCGATGAAGATTGGGGAGATGCTTGGGGATATTGGCTGAAGTTTGAGAGGCAGCATGGAGAGAAA GAACGTCAAGAAGCGGTCATTGAAAAGTGCATCGCGGCCTCACCGCACCATGGCCCGGTGTGGCAGTCGGTATCAAAAGATTTGGTCAATGTTGGCAAGTCTACAAGAGATATACTGGAGTTAGTCGCAGACAAACTAGAATAA
- a CDS encoding Nucleotide binding protein, putative (Similar to TIGR gene model, INSD accession AAW40670.1), translated as MADIIETPVSRRLSSVKNIIIVLSGKGGVGKSSSSVQLALSLLAQSPTNRVGLIDLDITGPSLPRMVGLDTPTATVHQSSAGWVPVYVDQGRRLGVMSIGFLLKDRGDSVVWRGPKKDGMIRQFLSEVRWGDLDYLIIDTPPGTSDEHISLVTHLHPLFTPTVSNPTTPTSILISTPQTTALNDTLKSLSFTRKLSLPVMGLVENMAGYVCPCCGEISDTFGKGGGEAMAQREGVGFLGRVPIDTVLVSLLDAVSKGEVLGEGAVEHSSDEATEGQTNGSTEHFPLLDKYLETASSRVWKDITQKLVDKIEQRKLDTHANLESSSEKPTTA; from the exons ATGGCGGACATAATAGAGACACCGGTATCTCGCAGACTGTCATCTGTGAAAAATATTATCATAGTCCTATCGGGGAAGG GCGGAGTAGGCAAGTCTTCGTCCTCTGTGCAGCTCGCTTTGTCTCTTTTGGCACAGTCTCCCACAAATCGTGTTGGCCTCATAGATCTCGATATAACGGGTCCCTCGCTTCCGCGCATGGTCGGACTCGATACCCCCACAGCCACTGTTCACCAATCATCAGCCGGCTGGGTACCTGTATACGTGGACCAAGGAAGACGGCTGGGTGTTATGAGTATTGGCTTCTTGTTAAAGGATAGAGGTGATAGTGTGGTTTGGAGAGGACCGAAAAAAGACGGAATGATCAGGCAATTCTTGTCAGAAGTTAGATGGGGAGACTTGGATTACCTTATCATCGATACTCCACCAG GAACCTCGGACGAACACATTTCCCTTGTAActcatcttcatcccctTTTTACGCCTACCGTGTCTAATCCCACAACGCCGACAAGTATCCTCATTTCTACTCCTCAAACAACAGCCTTAAATGACACCCTTAAATCTCTCTCTTTCACCCGCAAGCTGTCATTACCAGTCATGGGCCTCGTAGAGAACATGGCGGGATATGTGTGCCCTTGCTGTGGCGAAATTAGTGACACATTCGGAAAGGGCGGTGGAGAAGCTATGGCTCAAAGGGAAGGAGTAGGATTCTTGGGGAGGGTGCCAATTGATACGGTGCTGGTCTCGTTGTTGGATGCGGTCAGCAAAGGAGAAGTACTAGGGGAGGGCGCAGTGGAACACTCATCCGACGAGGCTACAGAAGGGCAAACAAATGGCAGCACAGAACATTTTCCATTACTTGACAAATATCTTGAAACGGCATCCTCAAGAGTTTGGAAAGATATTACCCAGAAGCTCGTGGATAAGATTGAGCAGCGCAAGTTAGATACCCATGCCAACCTTGAGTCTTCATCAGAAAAACCAACTACCGCATAA